A genomic region of Azoarcus sp. KH32C contains the following coding sequences:
- a CDS encoding flavin reductase family protein: MSQPPLSHQDFTRAFRDALGMFATGIAVVTTRAPNGEAIGLTVNSFNSVSLDPPLIVWSLSRHLASLPVFEACEYYAVNVLAEDQQHLSQLFATRSDDKFAGIDIDDGLYGVPLLKDCCARFECRNTTRHPGGDHLVFISEVVRFDRISERPPLIYHSGAYRRLAAG, from the coding sequence ATGTCCCAGCCGCCCCTCTCCCACCAGGACTTCACCCGCGCCTTTCGCGACGCCCTCGGCATGTTCGCCACCGGCATCGCGGTCGTCACCACGCGCGCGCCCAATGGCGAGGCGATCGGCCTGACGGTCAATTCCTTTAACTCCGTGTCGCTCGATCCGCCGCTCATCGTGTGGAGCCTGTCGCGCCACCTCGCGAGCCTGCCGGTGTTCGAAGCCTGCGAATACTACGCCGTGAACGTGCTCGCGGAAGATCAGCAACACCTGTCGCAGCTCTTCGCGACGCGCTCGGACGACAAGTTCGCCGGTATCGACATCGATGACGGCCTCTACGGCGTGCCGCTCCTGAAGGACTGCTGCGCGCGCTTCGAATGCCGCAACACGACGCGCCACCCGGGCGGCGACCACCTCGTGTTCATCTCCGAAGTCGTCCGCTTCGACCGTATTTCCGAGCGCCCGCCGTTGATCTACCACAGCGGTGCCTACCGCCGCCTCGCCGCAGGCTAG